The Longimicrobiales bacterium genome has a segment encoding these proteins:
- a CDS encoding molybdopterin-dependent oxidoreductase: MSEQQSTSVTNISRRTMLKTLGLAGGFVVAVTLVPKGMRSLRARPTHDGLSPSIYLAIDEDGTVHAYIHRVEMGQGTRTGLTQILADELEADWDRIHVVPTYGDVRFGSQNTDGSTSIRNFYDAFRQAGASARRMLEEAAATEWGVDRSQVEARNHEVYNAATGEALDYRELVEAAASMDVPDPESLTLKTREEHRYIGHPIPNLYGEQFATGSSVFAQDVRREGMVYAVAARPPVVGGKLIGYDREAALAVPGVSDVVELPEMEEGWGFQPLGGVAVIADNTWAAIRGREALNASFEGGVNATYDTAEYEQSLWASIDAGGTETYGRGDADAALEASDRRISSDYFVPHQHHIPMEPPAATAEWDGDDLKIWTCCQDPQAVQNTVGPYVDKKPEDIYVEATLLGGAFGRKSKPDFAVEAAILAKHAGKPVKMIWTREDDIRHGFYHAISAQRIDVGLDASGRISAWDHRAAYPSFMETASRQPTDAAASFEVAPIMQQPFAIPHMRIRSGDAKAHVRVGWLRSVTSIQHGFAVGSMVDEIAEATGQRPDQVWFELFGSVLSGAELSDADRPEPRPLVAERLSAVFRRVVEMSDYGRALPDRTGIGLAAWTSFGSFTAAALEVTVGEGGEVRVPRAWTAIDCGLAVSPDLVRAQMEGAVVFGLSIALHGELTVKNGAVVQDNFDNYEVCRIREAPEVEVALFENEHPLGGAGEPGVPPVAPALTSGIFAAVGKRIRRLPIGDQLTE, translated from the coding sequence ATGTCGGAACAACAGAGCACTTCCGTGACCAACATTTCTCGGCGCACCATGCTCAAGACGCTCGGCCTCGCCGGCGGCTTCGTCGTAGCTGTGACGTTGGTGCCGAAAGGCATGCGCTCTCTCCGAGCGAGGCCGACCCATGACGGACTTTCCCCGTCGATCTACCTCGCGATCGACGAGGATGGAACCGTGCACGCATACATCCACCGGGTTGAAATGGGGCAGGGCACCCGCACTGGTCTGACCCAGATTCTCGCCGACGAGTTGGAGGCGGACTGGGACCGGATCCACGTGGTGCCGACCTACGGCGACGTGAGGTTCGGAAGCCAAAACACCGATGGATCCACGTCGATTCGAAACTTCTACGATGCGTTCCGACAAGCGGGTGCCTCGGCTCGACGCATGTTGGAGGAAGCGGCAGCGACCGAGTGGGGTGTGGACCGCAGCCAGGTCGAGGCTCGGAACCATGAGGTCTACAACGCGGCCACGGGTGAAGCTCTGGATTACCGCGAGCTCGTCGAGGCCGCGGCCTCGATGGACGTTCCGGATCCCGAGTCACTCACCCTGAAGACCCGTGAGGAACACAGGTACATCGGTCATCCCATTCCCAACCTCTACGGGGAGCAGTTCGCGACCGGCTCATCGGTCTTCGCTCAGGACGTGCGCAGAGAAGGCATGGTCTATGCGGTCGCAGCGCGTCCTCCGGTGGTCGGTGGCAAGCTGATCGGGTACGACCGGGAGGCAGCCCTGGCTGTGCCCGGCGTGTCGGACGTGGTCGAATTGCCCGAGATGGAGGAGGGATGGGGATTCCAGCCTCTCGGGGGCGTAGCGGTGATTGCGGACAACACATGGGCCGCGATCCGTGGTCGCGAAGCGTTGAACGCCAGCTTCGAGGGTGGGGTCAACGCCACCTACGACACCGCCGAATACGAGCAGTCACTCTGGGCTTCGATTGATGCAGGTGGCACGGAGACCTACGGTCGCGGAGACGCGGATGCTGCCCTGGAAGCGTCGGACAGACGGATCAGCTCCGATTATTTCGTGCCGCACCAGCACCACATCCCAATGGAGCCGCCCGCCGCCACGGCGGAGTGGGACGGCGACGACCTGAAGATCTGGACCTGCTGCCAGGATCCACAGGCGGTGCAGAACACCGTGGGTCCGTACGTCGACAAAAAGCCGGAAGACATCTATGTCGAAGCGACGCTGCTCGGCGGTGCCTTCGGCCGGAAGTCCAAGCCAGATTTCGCGGTCGAGGCTGCCATCCTGGCGAAGCACGCCGGAAAGCCGGTGAAGATGATCTGGACCCGAGAGGATGACATCCGGCACGGCTTCTACCACGCGATCTCCGCCCAGAGGATCGACGTCGGTCTCGACGCGTCCGGAAGAATCAGTGCATGGGACCACAGAGCGGCGTACCCGTCCTTTATGGAGACGGCTTCACGTCAGCCGACCGACGCTGCCGCCAGCTTCGAGGTCGCGCCGATCATGCAACAACCGTTTGCGATTCCCCACATGCGGATTCGTTCCGGAGACGCGAAAGCACACGTCCGGGTCGGGTGGCTGCGCTCTGTTACGAGCATCCAGCACGGCTTCGCGGTGGGCTCGATGGTGGACGAAATCGCCGAAGCGACCGGGCAGCGTCCTGACCAGGTCTGGTTCGAACTCTTCGGCTCGGTGCTGTCGGGTGCGGAGTTGAGCGATGCCGACCGCCCCGAGCCGCGGCCCCTCGTGGCCGAGCGACTGAGCGCGGTCTTTCGCCGCGTTGTCGAGATGTCCGACTACGGGCGGGCGTTGCCCGACCGGACCGGTATCGGGTTGGCCGCGTGGACCAGCTTCGGGAGCTTCACTGCCGCGGCGTTGGAGGTGACGGTCGGTGAGGGCGGTGAAGTGCGCGTGCCCCGTGCCTGGACCGCGATCGACTGTGGTCTGGCGGTCAGCCCGGACCTCGTCAGGGCACAGATGGAAGGAGCCGTCGTCTTCGGCCTGTCGATCGCGCTGCACGGCGAGCTTACCGTGAAGAACGGAGCAGTGGTTCAGGACAACTTTGACAACTACGAGGTGTGCCGCATTCGAGAGGCACCGGAAGTCGAGGTCGCGCTCTTCGAGAACGAACACCCCCTGGGCGGGGCCGGAGAGCCGGGTGTTCCGCCGGTGGCACCTGCTCTGACCAGTGGAATTTTCGCGGCGGTCGGCAAGAGGATCCGCCGTCTACCTATTGGGGATCAGCTCACGGAGTAG
- a CDS encoding (2Fe-2S)-binding protein — protein MPQYSFSVNGEVHSLDVPEDMPLMWVLRDVLGLTGTKFACGGNLCGACTVHVDGSPVRSCSRRMSGVEGRAVTTIEGLSPDGLNALQRAWIAESVPQCGYCQSGQIMTAAALLAENPDPTDDEIDTAMLRNICRCGTYQRIRKAIHRAAKEG, from the coding sequence ATGCCGCAGTATTCGTTCAGTGTCAACGGTGAAGTGCACAGCTTGGATGTTCCGGAGGACATGCCACTGATGTGGGTACTCCGGGACGTACTGGGCCTGACGGGCACCAAGTTCGCGTGCGGTGGAAATCTGTGCGGCGCATGCACCGTGCATGTGGACGGGTCGCCCGTCCGATCGTGCTCGCGGCGCATGTCGGGTGTCGAAGGACGAGCCGTGACCACGATCGAGGGCTTGTCGCCCGACGGGCTGAACGCCCTCCAGCGCGCTTGGATTGCAGAAAGTGTTCCCCAGTGCGGGTACTGTCAGTCGGGTCAGATCATGACCGCCGCGGCGCTCCTCGCCGAGAATCCCGATCCCACGGACGACGAGATCGACACGGCGATGCTCCGCAACATCTGCCGGTGTGGGACTTATCAGAGAATTCGGAAAGCCATTCACCGCGCGGCGAAGGAGGGATGA
- a CDS encoding amidohydrolase family protein, with amino-acid sequence MEIVTKRAGILLRCAALAAIMALLPLSAAAQEEADEPEDRSKQDLPLEGWDENRWMSIDLTEGSWISVDVSPDGQTIAFDLLGDLYTIPIDGGDATQITTGMAFDAQPRFSPDGSQIVFTSDRDGGQNIWIAAADGSNPTQISEGSSNRAESPEWTPDGDYIVASMGGFRGGGPPVPQLFHVDGGSGIKIFRGEGLRKSLGSALTPDGRYIWFSRRQTTRDWDYNAQLPAYHIAVYDRETGNTFTRVSRYGGAFRPTLSADGLNLVYGTRHEDQTGLMIRDLETSEERWLAYPVQHDDQESRGTLDVLPGMSFTPDGSALIASYGGKLWSIPVAGGDAVEIPFRVQTEVEVGALVDFDYPIEDTPTFMVRQIRDAVPSPAGEMIAFSSLDRLWTANMDGTDPREVLHDDVGLIAQFPAWSADGEWLAFTSWDGDSGSIYKVQPDGDELTRLAASEDHIFVGPVWGPGGQRIVASSGPARDFVENSGPGASTSALRDLVWVPSDGGAVTTIAPLLGRGDPHFVTSQVNRIYMYSGGDGLISIRWDGTDQRGYVKVRGETPRGSTEGMNANMIRMAPVGDQALAEINGQLYTVTVPVIGGDVPTISVSNPDNAQFPSRKLTDMGGEFPAWSADGRTVHFSLGNAFFSYDLDSADAFDAEQEAEDEEEADDEASDEDEEEDEGFVPAEVRVVIEAERDIPEGTVVLSGARIVTMDGDEVIERGDIVIRNNRISAVGPTGSVNVPGGAEVIDVSGKTILPGYVDTHAHLRPAFGMHRSDLWIYLANLAYGVTATRDPQTGTTDVLTYSDLVRTGDILGPRVYSTGPGVFWQESIKNLDHARDLMRKYADYYDTNTIKMYVAGNRQERQWIIEAARENRLMPTTEGSLNLKQNLAETIDGYPGLEHSLPIYPVFDDYAQLFATTGRVYTPTLLVAYGGPWSENYFYTNENPHDDAKLRHFTPHSVIDGATRRRGGPPQTGTAGWFRDEEYVFPDHARFVTDLVAAGGKVGVGSHGQLQGLGYHWELWAMASGGISNHDALRAATIFGAEAIGLDQDIGSIETGKLADLVILNANPLDNIRNTNTVDRVMMNGRLFDGSTLSEVWPRQRDIAPLWWWGKDPTGLPGAHN; translated from the coding sequence ATGGAAATCGTGACGAAAAGAGCCGGGATTCTGCTCCGATGCGCTGCCTTGGCGGCTATCATGGCGCTACTGCCGCTCAGCGCCGCCGCGCAGGAAGAAGCCGACGAGCCGGAGGACCGCAGCAAGCAGGACCTCCCGCTCGAGGGGTGGGATGAAAATCGGTGGATGTCCATCGACTTGACGGAAGGGTCGTGGATCTCCGTCGACGTGAGCCCGGACGGCCAGACCATCGCCTTCGACCTGTTGGGCGATCTCTACACGATCCCCATCGATGGCGGAGACGCGACCCAGATTACGACTGGTATGGCCTTCGATGCGCAGCCGCGCTTCTCGCCCGATGGTTCGCAGATCGTCTTCACTTCCGACCGCGATGGCGGTCAGAACATCTGGATCGCAGCCGCGGATGGCTCGAACCCCACGCAGATCTCCGAGGGAAGCTCCAACCGGGCCGAGTCACCGGAGTGGACCCCGGATGGCGACTACATCGTCGCGTCCATGGGTGGCTTTCGCGGTGGTGGCCCGCCGGTTCCGCAGCTCTTCCACGTGGACGGCGGTTCGGGCATCAAGATCTTCCGGGGCGAGGGGCTGAGGAAGTCACTCGGCTCCGCACTGACCCCGGACGGTCGCTACATCTGGTTCTCCCGTCGTCAAACGACGCGGGATTGGGACTACAACGCCCAGCTCCCTGCCTACCATATCGCGGTTTACGACCGCGAGACCGGCAACACGTTCACACGTGTCTCGCGCTATGGTGGGGCGTTCCGGCCCACGCTTTCTGCTGACGGACTCAATCTGGTTTACGGCACACGACATGAGGACCAGACCGGTCTCATGATCCGGGACCTCGAGACGAGCGAGGAGCGCTGGCTCGCCTACCCGGTCCAACACGACGACCAGGAGTCGCGCGGCACGCTCGACGTTTTGCCTGGTATGTCGTTCACTCCTGACGGTTCCGCGCTGATCGCATCGTACGGCGGGAAACTCTGGAGCATCCCTGTAGCCGGTGGCGACGCCGTGGAGATTCCTTTCCGTGTGCAAACAGAAGTGGAGGTCGGTGCGCTCGTCGACTTCGACTACCCAATCGAGGACACGCCGACCTTCATGGTGCGACAGATCCGTGACGCTGTGCCCTCACCGGCCGGGGAGATGATCGCGTTCAGTTCCCTAGATCGGTTGTGGACCGCGAACATGGACGGTACCGATCCGCGAGAGGTGCTCCACGACGACGTGGGCTTGATCGCACAGTTTCCGGCCTGGTCAGCCGACGGAGAGTGGCTCGCCTTTACCTCGTGGGACGGTGACTCCGGATCGATCTACAAGGTGCAGCCGGATGGCGACGAGCTGACGCGACTGGCCGCCTCTGAAGACCACATCTTCGTCGGGCCAGTTTGGGGTCCTGGCGGTCAGCGCATCGTCGCTTCCAGTGGACCCGCGCGCGACTTCGTCGAGAACTCCGGACCAGGAGCGTCCACCAGCGCGCTCCGCGACCTGGTTTGGGTACCGTCGGACGGCGGGGCTGTGACGACGATCGCACCACTGCTGGGCCGCGGCGATCCACACTTCGTCACGAGCCAGGTGAACCGCATCTACATGTACTCGGGCGGCGACGGACTCATCTCCATCCGCTGGGACGGAACGGACCAGCGTGGATACGTGAAGGTGCGGGGCGAGACACCGCGGGGCTCTACCGAAGGCATGAACGCGAACATGATCCGCATGGCCCCGGTGGGAGACCAAGCGCTCGCCGAGATCAACGGACAGCTGTACACGGTGACGGTTCCAGTCATTGGTGGTGACGTACCGACGATCTCGGTATCGAACCCGGATAACGCACAGTTCCCGTCCCGTAAGCTGACCGACATGGGTGGGGAGTTCCCCGCCTGGAGTGCCGACGGCCGCACCGTCCACTTCTCGCTCGGCAACGCCTTCTTCAGCTATGACCTCGATTCGGCAGACGCCTTCGACGCAGAGCAAGAAGCCGAAGACGAAGAGGAAGCAGACGACGAGGCGAGCGATGAGGACGAAGAAGAGGACGAGGGTTTCGTGCCCGCCGAGGTCCGAGTCGTCATCGAGGCCGAGCGTGACATCCCCGAAGGGACAGTCGTCCTGAGCGGCGCGCGCATCGTTACGATGGACGGCGACGAGGTGATCGAGCGGGGTGACATCGTCATCCGCAACAACCGTATCTCAGCAGTCGGCCCCACCGGGAGCGTCAACGTACCGGGTGGAGCCGAGGTCATCGACGTGTCCGGGAAGACGATCCTACCTGGCTACGTCGACACGCACGCGCATCTGCGGCCGGCGTTTGGCATGCATCGTTCCGACCTGTGGATCTACTTGGCCAACCTGGCCTACGGCGTGACCGCCACGAGGGATCCGCAAACCGGTACGACCGATGTGCTCACCTATTCGGACCTCGTGCGAACCGGCGACATCCTAGGGCCCCGGGTCTATTCGACCGGACCCGGAGTCTTCTGGCAGGAGTCCATCAAGAACCTCGACCACGCTCGCGACCTCATGCGTAAGTACGCCGACTACTACGACACCAACACGATCAAGATGTACGTGGCGGGTAACCGTCAGGAGCGGCAGTGGATCATCGAGGCGGCACGTGAGAATCGTCTGATGCCCACCACGGAAGGCTCGCTGAACCTCAAGCAGAACCTCGCCGAGACAATCGATGGGTATCCGGGACTCGAGCACTCTCTCCCGATCTACCCAGTGTTCGACGACTATGCGCAGCTCTTCGCCACCACCGGCCGTGTATACACACCGACGTTGCTCGTGGCGTACGGTGGACCGTGGTCGGAGAACTACTTCTACACGAACGAAAATCCCCACGACGACGCGAAGCTGCGGCACTTCACACCGCACTCCGTGATTGACGGGGCCACCCGCCGACGCGGTGGTCCGCCGCAGACCGGCACGGCTGGATGGTTCCGCGACGAGGAGTACGTCTTCCCAGACCACGCGCGCTTCGTGACCGACCTGGTCGCGGCGGGCGGTAAGGTGGGAGTGGGCAGCCACGGGCAACTCCAGGGGCTCGGGTACCATTGGGAGCTGTGGGCGATGGCTTCCGGTGGCATTTCGAATCACGACGCGCTGCGTGCAGCGACGATCTTCGGTGCTGAGGCCATCGGACTGGACCAGGACATCGGCAGCATCGAGACGGGGAAGCTCGCCGACTTGGTCATTCTGAACGCGAACCCACTGGACAACATCCGCAACACGAACACCGTGGACCGGGTGATGATGAACGGCCGGCTATTCGACGGCTCCACCCTCAGCGAAGTATGGCCGCGTCAGCGCGACATCGCGCCGCTGTGGTGGTGGGGCAAGGATCCGACCGGCCTGCCGGGCGCGCATAACTAG
- a CDS encoding amidohydrolase family protein, translating to MRSLTTSRRPILLLAFLFFPTVPESAAALVTQDAPVEDTVTKATKGLPLEPGRRLDYTATEGSWMSVDVSPDGSTIVFDLLGDLYTMPLAGGTATRITSGMAYDAQPRFSPDGARVVFVSDRTGKEQIWIVSTDGSDSTQVTQGGNDDFVSPEWTPDGEYIVASKGGRNLKLWLIHADGGSGVAMVPEPEAMHMAGAAFGADENKVWFARRPGRHQYNAVFPNYQLAVYDRETGESTTMTSRYGSAIRPTLSPDGQWLVYATRHAGDTGLRIRQLDTGEERWLAYPVQRDDIESSASMDALPGLSFTPDSRHVIVSFGGKIWRVAADGSGQEEIPFSADVGLDLGPDIRFDYEVEDSPTFVARQIRDAVPSPDGEHLAFTALGDLYVMEFPDGDPRRIGEIEDAGQLFPVWSPDGDWVAYATWDDAEGGHIWKARSDGNGNPVQLSQRAAMYADLTWSPDGERIVAYRASARDIQENRGGFGGALGAEFIWLSDEGGAATVIGPVAGRAGLHFTEDAERIWATAGQRGLVSFRWDGTDEKAHVRVTGAAQPGSTNRPSASAIYRAPQGDQALAQIGMQLYVVTIPMVGGETPEISVGDPDKASFPASKLTDIGGEFPHWSADGGNVHWSLGNAHSVYDLARAKAVADSLEVLAEAEAEAEEEEEQAAEGEEEAENEEEDEGYRAEEHRIEVTYARDIPDGVAVLRGGRAITMNGYEIVENADIVVRGNRIEAIGPAGSVAIPAGAEVVDISGKTVVPGFVDAHYHTQWLMTQIHSEQVWQYLPNLAYGVTTTQDVQTAQTDILTYHDLVESGDMIGPRIYHTGPGVFSGENVRSLDHAKEVLQRYTDYYGLNTFKMYMAGNRQQRQWLIMAARELKLRPTTEGGLDFKLELTHATDGYSGIEHSLTVAPLFDDVVQLFNATQTTYTPTLLVSYGGPWAENYYFTRESPLDDAKMLRFNPYEDLESKSARRVGPTGGWFRDEQHVFRKHAVFVNDLVAAGGRVGVGGHGQLHGVGWHWELRSMQSGGMSEHDALRVATIYGAEAIGFGNDLGTLEAGKLADIVILDADPLQDIRNASAIYSVMKNGRMYDGDTLDETWPRQRALPHYYWMDQAPVRVGAGMPGGR from the coding sequence ATGCGATCGCTGACGACGTCACGACGCCCGATTCTCCTTCTCGCCTTCCTCTTCTTCCCGACGGTTCCCGAGTCCGCAGCGGCGCTCGTTACACAGGACGCTCCCGTGGAGGACACCGTCACGAAGGCCACGAAAGGGCTTCCCCTCGAGCCGGGCCGCCGCCTCGACTACACGGCGACCGAGGGAAGTTGGATGTCGGTGGACGTGAGTCCCGATGGATCGACCATCGTCTTCGATCTGCTGGGGGACCTGTACACCATGCCGCTCGCGGGCGGCACCGCGACGCGGATTACATCCGGGATGGCCTACGACGCTCAGCCCCGATTCAGTCCTGACGGAGCGCGGGTCGTTTTCGTCTCGGACCGCACTGGCAAGGAGCAGATCTGGATCGTCTCTACCGACGGATCGGACAGCACCCAGGTCACCCAGGGAGGAAACGACGACTTCGTCTCTCCCGAGTGGACGCCCGACGGAGAGTACATCGTAGCCTCGAAGGGCGGTAGGAATCTGAAGCTCTGGTTGATCCATGCGGACGGAGGATCCGGGGTGGCGATGGTTCCCGAGCCGGAGGCCATGCACATGGCTGGTGCCGCGTTCGGAGCGGACGAGAACAAGGTCTGGTTCGCGCGCCGTCCGGGCCGTCACCAGTACAACGCCGTGTTCCCCAACTACCAACTGGCGGTGTACGATCGAGAGACGGGTGAGTCGACGACGATGACTTCCCGCTACGGGTCGGCCATCCGCCCGACGCTTTCGCCGGATGGGCAGTGGCTCGTGTACGCCACGCGACACGCCGGAGACACGGGGCTTCGCATTCGTCAGTTGGATACAGGCGAGGAGCGGTGGCTGGCGTACCCGGTACAGCGAGATGACATCGAGTCTTCGGCATCGATGGATGCCCTGCCGGGCCTGAGTTTCACTCCGGATTCGCGACACGTGATCGTGTCGTTCGGTGGAAAGATCTGGCGAGTTGCCGCCGACGGGAGTGGTCAGGAGGAGATTCCTTTCTCCGCCGATGTCGGACTGGATCTCGGTCCGGATATCCGCTTTGACTACGAGGTCGAGGACTCACCGACCTTCGTCGCACGTCAGATTCGTGACGCGGTGCCTTCGCCCGACGGAGAGCACTTGGCCTTCACGGCTCTGGGCGACCTCTACGTGATGGAATTCCCGGACGGTGATCCGCGCCGGATCGGCGAGATCGAGGATGCAGGGCAGCTCTTTCCCGTCTGGTCACCGGATGGAGATTGGGTGGCGTACGCCACATGGGACGACGCAGAGGGCGGCCACATCTGGAAGGCGAGGTCCGACGGGAACGGAAATCCGGTACAGCTGTCGCAGCGTGCCGCGATGTACGCGGACCTCACCTGGTCACCGGATGGCGAGCGCATTGTCGCATACCGCGCATCGGCTCGAGACATCCAGGAGAACCGCGGGGGCTTCGGTGGTGCTCTCGGCGCCGAGTTCATCTGGCTTTCGGATGAGGGAGGCGCGGCGACCGTCATCGGGCCGGTGGCCGGCCGTGCCGGCCTCCACTTTACGGAAGATGCCGAGCGGATCTGGGCCACAGCGGGCCAGCGCGGTCTCGTTTCCTTCCGGTGGGACGGCACGGACGAAAAGGCGCACGTGCGGGTGACCGGAGCGGCACAGCCGGGATCGACGAACCGTCCGTCTGCGAGTGCCATCTACCGTGCGCCGCAGGGCGATCAGGCGCTCGCGCAGATCGGCATGCAGTTGTACGTGGTGACGATCCCCATGGTCGGGGGTGAAACACCCGAGATCAGCGTCGGCGATCCGGACAAGGCATCCTTCCCAGCCTCGAAGCTGACCGACATCGGTGGGGAGTTCCCACATTGGTCCGCAGACGGCGGCAATGTCCATTGGAGCCTGGGCAACGCACATTCTGTCTACGACTTGGCTCGAGCCAAGGCTGTCGCGGACTCTCTCGAGGTCCTGGCTGAAGCCGAAGCGGAGGCCGAGGAAGAAGAGGAGCAGGCTGCGGAAGGTGAAGAGGAAGCGGAGAACGAAGAGGAGGACGAGGGTTACAGGGCCGAAGAACATCGCATTGAGGTGACGTACGCTCGGGACATCCCGGACGGTGTCGCTGTCCTGCGTGGCGGCCGAGCGATCACGATGAACGGCTACGAGATCGTCGAAAACGCGGATATCGTCGTCCGAGGCAACCGCATCGAGGCGATAGGGCCAGCCGGCAGCGTCGCGATTCCCGCGGGAGCGGAGGTGGTGGACATCAGCGGCAAGACTGTCGTGCCCGGATTCGTGGATGCGCACTACCACACGCAATGGCTGATGACGCAGATCCACTCCGAGCAGGTGTGGCAGTATCTGCCCAATCTGGCATACGGAGTCACGACCACTCAGGACGTACAGACGGCGCAGACCGACATCCTCACTTACCACGACCTCGTCGAGAGTGGAGACATGATCGGGCCGCGCATCTATCACACCGGCCCCGGGGTGTTCTCGGGCGAGAACGTCCGGAGTCTGGATCACGCGAAAGAGGTCCTGCAGCGATACACAGACTACTACGGACTCAACACCTTCAAGATGTACATGGCCGGAAATCGTCAGCAGCGACAGTGGCTCATCATGGCCGCCCGAGAGCTGAAGCTGAGGCCGACCACGGAGGGTGGACTCGACTTCAAGCTCGAACTGACGCACGCGACGGACGGCTATTCAGGCATCGAGCACTCGCTGACGGTAGCGCCTCTTTTCGACGACGTCGTCCAGCTCTTTAACGCCACACAGACGACGTACACGCCGACGCTGCTCGTGTCGTATGGCGGTCCGTGGGCGGAGAACTACTACTTCACGCGGGAGAGCCCTCTCGACGACGCGAAGATGCTCCGGTTCAACCCGTACGAGGATCTGGAATCGAAGTCGGCCCGTCGGGTCGGCCCGACCGGAGGGTGGTTCCGCGATGAGCAGCACGTATTCAGGAAGCACGCTGTCTTCGTCAACGATCTGGTAGCTGCGGGCGGGCGCGTGGGCGTCGGTGGGCACGGACAGCTGCACGGTGTGGGCTGGCATTGGGAACTGCGCAGCATGCAGTCGGGTGGTATGTCAGAGCATGACGCGCTTCGGGTGGCGACGATCTATGGCGCCGAGGCGATCGGATTCGGCAATGACCTAGGTACCCTCGAAGCCGGGAAGCTCGCGGACATCGTCATCCTAGATGCGGATCCGCTCCAGGATATCCGCAACGCGAGTGCGATCTACTCCGTCATGAAGAATGGTCGGATGTATGATGGCGACACGCTCGACGAGACGTGGCCGCGGCAGCGCGCACTACCGCACTACTACTGGATGGACCAGGCTCCGGTCCGCGTCGGCGCGGGAATGCCCGGAGGCAGGTAG